In one window of Kitasatospora sp. MMS16-BH015 DNA:
- a CDS encoding APC family permease, protein MTTPTPLAQRLLRRKPIATLVAESGAAEALPAGAPEEGGRSGIHLRRSIGLWQLSSIGIGATVGTGIFFVLSSAVPEAGPAVILSFVIAAVTAGLTALCYAEMASAIPVSGSSYSYAYATLGEGVAFVVGVCLLLEYGVSASAIAVSWGQYLNKFFDLAFGFTIPDWLAAPPGDGGYFNLPAVVLVAMVVLLLVRGVSESAKVNATMVGIKIVILLLFVAIGLTGFHSGNLSPFMPLGMNGVQVAASSIFFSFIGLDAVSTAGEEVKDPRRTLPLAIIISLVVVTLLYVAVALTAIGAQPWKQFDGQEAGLAQILQDITGQSWPAMMFALGAIISIFSVTLVVIYGQTRILYSMGRDGMLPAKFAELSPRTGTPIWNTVVVGVAVAALAAFVPLDVLTDLTSMGTLVAFSVVAIGVLVLRRTQPDLPRGFKVPGYPVTPVISVGFCAYLIYGLHPLTFLFFGIALALAAAVYFGYSVHHSKLNRAVEESVNQP, encoded by the coding sequence TTGACCACCCCCACGCCCCTGGCGCAGCGCCTGCTCCGCCGCAAGCCGATCGCGACCCTGGTCGCCGAGAGCGGGGCCGCCGAGGCCCTGCCCGCCGGTGCGCCCGAGGAGGGCGGCCGGTCCGGCATCCACCTGCGGCGTTCGATCGGGCTCTGGCAGCTCTCCTCGATCGGCATCGGCGCCACGGTCGGCACCGGCATCTTCTTCGTGCTGAGCAGCGCCGTGCCGGAGGCCGGCCCGGCGGTGATCCTCTCCTTCGTGATCGCGGCGGTCACGGCGGGCCTGACGGCGCTCTGCTACGCCGAGATGGCCTCGGCCATCCCGGTCTCCGGCTCCTCCTACTCCTACGCGTACGCGACCCTCGGCGAGGGCGTGGCCTTCGTGGTCGGGGTCTGCCTGCTGCTGGAGTACGGGGTCTCGGCCTCCGCGATCGCGGTCAGCTGGGGCCAGTACCTGAACAAGTTCTTCGACCTGGCCTTCGGCTTCACCATCCCGGACTGGCTGGCCGCCCCGCCCGGGGACGGCGGGTACTTCAACCTGCCCGCGGTGGTGCTGGTCGCGATGGTGGTCCTGCTGCTGGTCCGCGGGGTCAGCGAGTCGGCCAAGGTCAACGCGACCATGGTCGGCATCAAGATCGTCATCCTGCTGCTCTTCGTGGCGATCGGCCTGACCGGCTTCCACTCCGGCAACCTCAGCCCGTTCATGCCGCTGGGCATGAACGGCGTCCAGGTGGCCGCGTCCAGCATCTTCTTCTCCTTCATCGGCCTGGACGCCGTCTCCACCGCCGGCGAGGAGGTCAAGGACCCGCGCCGCACCCTACCGCTGGCGATCATCATCTCGCTGGTGGTGGTCACCCTGCTGTACGTGGCGGTGGCCCTCACCGCGATCGGCGCCCAGCCCTGGAAACAGTTCGACGGCCAGGAGGCCGGGCTGGCCCAGATCCTGCAGGACATCACCGGGCAGAGCTGGCCCGCGATGATGTTCGCGCTCGGGGCGATCATCTCGATCTTCAGCGTCACCCTGGTGGTGATCTACGGCCAGACCCGCATCCTCTACTCGATGGGCCGGGACGGCATGCTGCCGGCCAAGTTCGCCGAGCTCTCGCCGCGCACCGGCACCCCGATCTGGAACACCGTGGTGGTCGGCGTCGCCGTCGCCGCGCTGGCCGCCTTCGTGCCCCTGGACGTGCTGACCGACCTGACCTCGATGGGCACCCTGGTGGCGTTCTCGGTGGTGGCGATCGGCGTGCTGGTGCTGCGCCGCACCCAGCCGGACCTGCCGCGCGGCTTCAAGGTGCCGGGCTACCCGGTGACCCCGGTGATCAGCGTGGGCTTCTGCGCCTACCTGATCTATGGCCTGCACCCGCTGACCTTCCTCTTCTTCGGGATCGCGCTGGCCCTGGCCGCAGCCGTCTACTTCGGCTACAGCGTCCACCACTCCAAGCTGAACCGCGCCGTCGAGGAGTCGGTCAACCAGCCCTGA
- a CDS encoding glycosyltransferase 87 family protein, with amino-acid sequence MVSGLWPDVTSPRVQALGCALAAGWAAVFPLAGAGSNQSVWGALAAPGYALAGLLRLVLPRRAVAPLAVALGGAVLAPLVLLSVHERRQSEVMVVERSADLLVHTGLPYLTHPGPVSDFNPYLPLMTAFGLPRAWLGNVGPVHLLAGDARVWFAAVFLLCLAASGRLLAPPGGTPQRGTRPRGPRWGALAVLTASPPIALALAVGGVDLPLTGLCCLAPALAVRGRAGAAGVVLALACSLKWTAWPALPVVVVLLHRRHGPRAAARGAATALLGTALTVLPLVLLRPAVLAEQVFRFPLGLSAVPTPAGSPLPGKLLAGLGPAGHTLSLALLALAALAVAHRALTRPPATATAAADLLAAGLTAAFLLAPAARFGYLALPAVLWLWPRLSGERIALSPVRHDGADTASGKGAAWASSGARTDGDSSGWRSARPPG; translated from the coding sequence ATGGTGAGCGGTCTGTGGCCCGACGTGACCAGCCCCAGAGTGCAGGCCCTCGGCTGCGCCCTGGCGGCCGGCTGGGCGGCCGTCTTCCCGCTCGCCGGGGCCGGGTCGAACCAGTCGGTCTGGGGCGCGCTGGCCGCCCCCGGCTACGCGCTGGCCGGGCTGCTCCGGCTGGTGCTGCCCCGGCGGGCGGTGGCGCCGCTGGCCGTGGCGCTGGGCGGCGCGGTGCTCGCGCCGCTGGTGCTGCTCTCGGTGCACGAGCGGCGGCAGTCCGAGGTGATGGTGGTCGAGCGCTCGGCCGACCTGCTGGTGCACACCGGCCTGCCGTACCTGACCCACCCGGGGCCGGTCAGCGACTTCAACCCGTACCTGCCGCTGATGACGGCCTTCGGCCTGCCCCGCGCCTGGCTCGGCAACGTGGGCCCGGTGCACCTGCTGGCCGGGGACGCCCGGGTCTGGTTCGCCGCCGTCTTCCTGCTCTGCCTGGCGGCGAGCGGCCGACTGCTCGCCCCGCCGGGCGGTACCCCGCAGCGCGGCACCAGACCGCGCGGCCCCCGGTGGGGTGCGCTCGCGGTGCTCACGGCCTCGCCGCCGATCGCGCTGGCGCTGGCCGTTGGCGGGGTCGACCTGCCGCTCACCGGGCTCTGCTGCCTGGCCCCCGCGCTGGCCGTCCGGGGGCGGGCGGGGGCGGCCGGGGTGGTGCTGGCGCTGGCCTGCAGCCTCAAGTGGACGGCCTGGCCCGCGCTGCCCGTGGTGGTGGTGCTGCTGCACCGGCGGCACGGGCCCCGGGCCGCCGCCCGCGGGGCGGCCACCGCGCTGCTCGGCACGGCCCTCACCGTGCTGCCGCTCGTGCTGCTCAGGCCGGCGGTGCTGGCCGAGCAGGTGTTCCGCTTCCCGCTCGGCCTGAGCGCGGTGCCCACCCCGGCCGGCAGCCCGCTGCCGGGCAAGCTGCTGGCCGGTCTCGGCCCGGCCGGCCACACCCTCTCGCTGGCCCTGCTCGCGCTGGCCGCGCTCGCCGTGGCGCACCGCGCGCTGACCCGGCCGCCCGCCACCGCCACGGCCGCCGCCGACCTGCTGGCGGCCGGCCTGACGGCGGCCTTCCTGCTCGCCCCGGCCGCCCGCTTCGGCTACCTGGCGCTGCCCGCGGTGCTCTGGCTCTGGCCCCGGCTCTCGGGCGAGCGCATCGCACTCAGCCCGGTGCGGCACGATGGAGCCGACACAGCCTCAGGAAAGGGCGCGGCATGGGCGAGCAGCGGGGCACGAACCGACGGCGATTCCTCGGGCTGGCGGTCGGCGCGGCCGCCGGGCTGA
- a CDS encoding penicillin-binding transpeptidase domain-containing protein has product MHKGAKIGLAAVCTAMLAVGGYGAYTVFGADGSSTSSAPKPRVVVDGPPAADKAAATAKSFLDAWSKGDLAAASALTDQPDAALTVLTAFKSKVNPSALTLTAESGPPSAKPTSTSAPTTASSSSPSASPKPAESTPAGQMLLGYQAKAEFAGTAAVWSYEGALGLVRMSDGTAAVHWTPHVIHPHLDAGETIAVQPIAAQPGTLQDRHGKSLAGFDSLRPLLTNFKAQAEANPADAGSGVVISDASGGKSEQLFVVTEPKPAPALKLTIDGTLQKAAEDAMKKQSGLMGGLVAIEPSTGNILAIANNPATGFNRALQTAVAPGSTMKVITAAALLEAGVGLNDNVPCKPSVTVSGQTFQNDSPSDTDPAASFLKDFAISCNTAFIEAGMNKLQPGQMEATAKEVFGLGPLWKTGLQIAQPKVPTPSGLNQRAAQLMGQGQLQLSPLAMASVAATVKDGTFRQPILVPGMTQLPADRKMSPATAAALQQMMQAVVSNGTAAGLHLPGGAGAKTGTAQVGNQAKSNSWFTAFSGDLAVAADFENAGHGADFAGPAVAEVLATGNHK; this is encoded by the coding sequence GTGCACAAGGGCGCGAAGATAGGGCTGGCCGCGGTCTGCACCGCGATGCTCGCCGTCGGCGGGTACGGCGCGTACACCGTGTTCGGTGCGGACGGGAGCTCCACGTCGAGCGCACCCAAGCCCCGCGTGGTGGTCGACGGGCCGCCGGCCGCCGACAAGGCTGCGGCCACCGCCAAGTCCTTCCTGGACGCCTGGTCCAAGGGCGACCTCGCGGCCGCCTCGGCGCTCACCGACCAGCCGGACGCCGCGCTCACCGTGCTGACCGCCTTCAAGAGCAAGGTCAACCCGAGCGCGCTGACCCTGACGGCGGAATCCGGCCCGCCGAGCGCCAAGCCCACCTCGACCTCGGCGCCGACCACCGCCTCCTCGTCCTCGCCCTCGGCCAGCCCCAAGCCGGCCGAGAGCACCCCGGCCGGGCAGATGCTGCTCGGGTACCAGGCCAAGGCCGAGTTCGCCGGGACGGCCGCCGTCTGGAGCTACGAGGGCGCGCTCGGGCTGGTCAGGATGAGCGACGGCACCGCCGCCGTGCACTGGACCCCGCACGTGATCCACCCGCACCTGGACGCCGGCGAGACCATCGCCGTGCAGCCGATCGCGGCCCAGCCGGGCACCCTGCAGGACCGGCACGGCAAGTCGCTGGCGGGCTTCGACTCGCTGCGCCCGCTGCTGACCAACTTCAAGGCCCAGGCCGAGGCCAACCCGGCCGACGCCGGCTCCGGCGTGGTGATCTCCGACGCCTCCGGCGGCAAGTCCGAGCAGCTCTTCGTGGTCACCGAGCCCAAGCCCGCCCCCGCGCTCAAGCTGACCATCGACGGCACCCTGCAGAAGGCCGCCGAGGACGCGATGAAGAAGCAGAGCGGCCTGATGGGCGGCCTGGTCGCGATCGAGCCCTCCACCGGCAACATCCTGGCCATCGCCAACAACCCGGCCACCGGCTTCAACCGGGCGCTGCAGACCGCCGTCGCCCCGGGCTCCACCATGAAGGTGATCACCGCCGCCGCGCTGCTGGAGGCCGGGGTCGGCCTGAACGACAACGTGCCCTGCAAGCCCTCGGTGACCGTCTCCGGGCAGACCTTCCAGAACGACTCGCCCAGCGACACCGACCCCGCCGCGAGCTTCCTCAAGGACTTCGCGATCTCCTGCAACACGGCCTTCATCGAGGCCGGGATGAACAAGCTCCAGCCCGGTCAGATGGAGGCCACCGCCAAGGAGGTCTTCGGCCTCGGGCCGCTCTGGAAGACCGGCCTGCAGATCGCCCAGCCCAAGGTGCCCACGCCCAGCGGCCTCAACCAGCGGGCCGCCCAGCTGATGGGCCAGGGCCAGCTCCAGCTCAGCCCGCTGGCGATGGCCTCGGTGGCCGCCACCGTCAAGGACGGCACCTTCCGCCAGCCGATCCTGGTGCCCGGCATGACCCAGCTGCCCGCCGACCGCAAGATGTCCCCGGCCACCGCCGCCGCCCTCCAGCAGATGATGCAGGCCGTGGTCAGCAACGGCACCGCCGCCGGTCTGCACCTGCCCGGCGGCGCCGGGGCCAAGACCGGCACCGCCCAGGTCGGCAACCAGGCCAAGTCCAACAGCTGGTTCACCGCCTTCTCCGGCGACCTCGCGGTGGCCGCCGACTTCGAGAACGCGGGCCACGGCGCGGACTTCGCCGGCCCGGCGGTGGCCGAGGTGCTGGCGACGGGCAACCACAAGTAG
- the rsmI gene encoding 16S rRNA (cytidine(1402)-2'-O)-methyltransferase: MTGVLVLAGTPIGDVSDAPPRLLTELASADVIAAEDTRRLRRLTQALGVTPAGRVVSYFEGNEVGRTPELVEALLGGARVLLVTDAGMPSVSDPGYRLVDAAVAAGIKVTAVPGPSAVLTALALSGLPVDRFTFEGFLPRKNGDRARQLAEIAAEPRTMVFFEAPHRIAEALAAMAAAFGEDRPAAVCRELTKTYEEVKRGPLAELAAWAAEGVKGEITVVVAGAPPAAPAELTPAELAERVALREEAGERRKEAIAAVAVELGLPKREVFDAVVAAKQR, translated from the coding sequence GTGACAGGTGTACTCGTACTCGCAGGGACCCCCATCGGCGACGTCTCCGACGCCCCGCCCCGGCTGCTCACCGAGCTGGCCTCGGCGGACGTGATCGCGGCGGAGGACACCCGGCGGCTGCGGCGGCTGACCCAGGCGCTGGGCGTCACCCCCGCCGGCCGGGTGGTCTCCTACTTCGAGGGCAACGAGGTGGGCCGCACCCCCGAGCTGGTCGAGGCGCTGCTCGGCGGCGCGCGGGTGCTGCTGGTCACCGACGCCGGGATGCCCTCCGTCTCCGACCCGGGCTACCGCCTGGTCGACGCGGCGGTGGCGGCCGGCATCAAGGTGACGGCGGTGCCCGGCCCCTCGGCGGTGCTCACCGCGCTGGCCCTCTCCGGCCTGCCGGTGGACCGCTTCACCTTCGAGGGCTTCCTGCCCCGCAAGAACGGCGACCGGGCCCGCCAGCTGGCCGAGATCGCCGCCGAGCCGCGCACCATGGTCTTCTTCGAGGCCCCGCACCGGATCGCCGAGGCGCTGGCCGCGATGGCGGCCGCCTTCGGCGAGGACCGCCCGGCCGCCGTCTGCCGCGAGCTGACCAAGACCTACGAGGAGGTCAAGCGCGGCCCGCTGGCCGAGCTGGCCGCCTGGGCCGCCGAGGGGGTCAAGGGCGAGATCACCGTGGTGGTGGCCGGCGCCCCGCCCGCCGCCCCGGCCGAGCTGACCCCCGCCGAGCTCGCCGAGCGGGTGGCGCTGCGCGAGGAGGCCGGCGAGCGCCGCAAGGAGGCGATCGCCGCCGTGGCGGTGGAGCTCGGGCTGCCCAAGCGCGAGGTGTTCGACGCCGTGGTGGCGGCCAAGCAGCGCTGA
- a CDS encoding N,N-dimethylformamidase beta subunit family domain-containing protein, whose product MGEQRGTNRRRFLGLAVGAAAGLTACGSGEGPAASLSAKAPGASAAPGGGTAAAPGGTPSAESENARPGNADWRIGKAGPDQAIEGYADRVSVLPGESFGLHVSTTAPGFTVSAYRMGWYGGARARLVWKSDRLPGGKQPAATVDQKTRMVRTTWAKSTTVATTDWPEGCYLLRLDAEGGAGQRYVPVTVRSASAEGRTVVVNSVATWQAYNEWGGYNLYNGPTGGLPTRSLQVTFDRPYKYDDGAGLFLVYEAPLIALAEKLGIPLAYTTNVDVAADANALRGATAVLSLGHDEYWSNEQRQHFTAARDAGANLAILGANCCFRRVRFEPSPLGPDRVVVCYKGAYKDDPGFKAGKPATTDFRAAPGADPESSLLGVIYDGYPVDAPYVVTNPDHWLYAGTGAKQGDSFPHLVGVEYDRVNTAFPTPRPIEVLSHSPVVCEGRKSFADTAYYSAPSGAGVFASGTMRWVESLDAGTPEGGGDHGMDARAGAFTRQVTENLLRAFAAGPAGKAHPAVDNLAAVYRK is encoded by the coding sequence ATGGGCGAGCAGCGGGGCACGAACCGACGGCGATTCCTCGGGCTGGCGGTCGGCGCGGCCGCCGGGCTGACGGCCTGCGGTTCGGGGGAGGGCCCGGCGGCGAGCCTGAGTGCCAAGGCCCCCGGCGCCTCCGCCGCTCCGGGCGGTGGCACCGCCGCCGCACCCGGCGGCACCCCCTCGGCGGAGTCCGAGAACGCCCGCCCCGGCAACGCCGACTGGCGGATCGGCAAGGCCGGCCCGGACCAGGCGATCGAGGGCTACGCCGATCGGGTGAGCGTGCTGCCCGGTGAATCGTTCGGCCTGCACGTCTCCACCACCGCCCCCGGCTTCACCGTCTCGGCCTACCGGATGGGCTGGTACGGCGGCGCCCGGGCCCGCCTGGTCTGGAAGTCCGACCGGCTGCCGGGCGGCAAGCAGCCCGCCGCCACGGTGGACCAGAAGACCCGGATGGTGCGCACCACCTGGGCGAAGTCCACCACCGTGGCCACCACCGACTGGCCCGAGGGCTGCTACCTGCTCCGCCTGGACGCCGAGGGCGGGGCCGGCCAGCGGTACGTGCCGGTCACCGTCCGCTCGGCCTCGGCCGAGGGCCGCACCGTGGTGGTCAACTCGGTGGCCACCTGGCAGGCCTACAACGAGTGGGGCGGCTACAACCTCTACAACGGCCCCACCGGCGGCCTGCCGACCCGCTCGCTGCAGGTCACCTTCGACCGCCCGTACAAGTACGACGACGGCGCCGGCCTCTTCCTGGTCTACGAGGCCCCGCTGATCGCGCTGGCCGAGAAGCTGGGCATCCCGCTCGCGTACACCACCAACGTGGATGTGGCGGCGGACGCGAACGCCCTGCGGGGGGCCACGGCGGTGCTCTCGCTCGGGCACGACGAGTACTGGTCGAACGAGCAGCGGCAGCACTTCACGGCGGCCCGGGACGCGGGGGCCAACCTGGCGATCCTGGGGGCGAACTGCTGCTTCCGCCGGGTCCGGTTCGAGCCCTCGCCGCTCGGCCCGGACCGGGTGGTGGTCTGCTACAAGGGCGCGTACAAGGACGATCCGGGCTTCAAGGCGGGCAAGCCCGCGACCACCGACTTCCGGGCCGCGCCAGGGGCCGACCCGGAGAGCTCGCTGCTCGGTGTGATCTACGACGGGTACCCGGTGGACGCGCCGTACGTGGTGACCAACCCGGACCACTGGCTGTACGCGGGCACCGGCGCCAAGCAGGGCGACAGCTTCCCGCACCTGGTCGGGGTCGAGTACGACCGGGTGAACACGGCCTTCCCGACCCCGCGCCCGATCGAGGTGCTCTCGCACTCGCCGGTGGTCTGCGAGGGCCGCAAGAGCTTCGCCGACACCGCCTACTACTCGGCGCCGAGCGGGGCCGGGGTCTTCGCCAGCGGCACCATGCGCTGGGTGGAGTCGCTGGACGCCGGCACCCCGGAGGGCGGCGGCGACCACGGCATGGACGCCAGGGCCGGCGCCTTCACCCGGCAGGTCACCGAGAACCTGCTCCGGGCCTTCGCGGCCGGCCCGGCGGGCAAGGCCCACCCGGCCGTCGACAACCTGGCGGCCGTCTACCGCAAGTAG
- a CDS encoding DUF2079 domain-containing protein, translating to MPTSSGAATEQADAPAALGIPRQAGSQQAGASWAGPREPQRTTSRRRARRRTLLLMLLCAGVSFALGLQQWTAVQIGGFDLSIFDQGIRGYAHFGLPISEVKSYHHEFPPGFSLLGDHFSPVLALLAPLYWVWNDPRTLMLGQALLFAAGVPLVRRIALRCFAPVGGYETTGTGREAARRAADLAGLVYALGWPLLTAAKSGFHEVAFAVPLTLLMFERGMARRYGTMALAALLLCGTKEDMGLLVGAYGLVLLLRSRRARDPRGLGYGIGLLVGGPVAAALAIGWLVPAMGGQPGYYWNYGSLGPDAGSALRNVLADPSLLLQDLFSTPVKSLLVLWLFGTLLLLPLRSATTLCALPLLTERVLSDNPNHWPITHHYDAFLWPVLLTAALEALGRLHAREPQRRTARRLGLTVAACSLVAAVPLGIGGLLLPTSWTPKPSAAAMVRAAELIPDGATVEADNQVVPRLAARTDAVLVDGTPRGRAYVLIRPQVRTFPFQSAQQQADRVALLLAHGYRQIWAEDGVVLLHRESTEPVPGEHVPGPGSKPVQDVVPKDVGRNLFRG from the coding sequence ATGCCCACGTCCAGCGGAGCGGCCACCGAGCAGGCGGACGCCCCCGCCGCCCTGGGCATCCCCCGACAGGCCGGCTCCCAGCAGGCCGGAGCCTCGTGGGCGGGCCCCCGGGAGCCGCAGCGGACGACCTCCCGCCGCCGGGCCCGGCGGCGGACCCTGCTGCTGATGCTGCTCTGCGCCGGCGTCAGCTTCGCGCTCGGCCTCCAGCAGTGGACGGCCGTCCAGATCGGCGGCTTCGACCTCTCGATATTCGACCAGGGCATCCGCGGCTACGCACACTTCGGCCTGCCGATCTCCGAGGTCAAGAGCTACCACCACGAGTTCCCGCCCGGCTTCTCGCTGCTCGGCGACCACTTCTCCCCGGTACTGGCCCTGCTCGCCCCGCTCTACTGGGTCTGGAACGACCCCCGCACCCTGATGCTCGGCCAGGCCCTGCTCTTCGCGGCGGGCGTGCCGCTGGTCCGCCGGATCGCGCTGCGCTGCTTCGCCCCGGTCGGCGGGTACGAGACCACCGGCACCGGCCGGGAGGCCGCCCGCCGGGCCGCCGACCTGGCCGGGCTGGTCTACGCGCTGGGCTGGCCGCTGCTGACCGCCGCCAAGAGCGGCTTCCACGAGGTGGCCTTCGCCGTCCCGCTCACCCTGCTGATGTTCGAGCGGGGGATGGCCCGCCGCTACGGCACCATGGCGCTGGCCGCCCTGCTGCTCTGCGGCACCAAGGAGGACATGGGGCTGCTGGTCGGCGCGTACGGCCTGGTCCTGCTGCTGCGCAGCCGCCGGGCCCGCGACCCGCGCGGCCTCGGGTACGGGATCGGCCTGCTGGTCGGCGGCCCGGTGGCGGCGGCCCTCGCGATCGGCTGGCTGGTCCCGGCGATGGGCGGCCAGCCCGGCTACTACTGGAACTACGGCTCGCTCGGCCCCGACGCGGGCTCCGCCCTGCGCAACGTGCTGGCCGACCCCTCGCTGCTGCTGCAGGACCTGTTCTCCACCCCGGTCAAGTCGCTGCTGGTGCTCTGGCTGTTCGGCACCCTGCTCCTGCTGCCGCTGCGCTCGGCCACCACGCTCTGCGCGCTGCCGCTGCTGACCGAGCGGGTGCTCTCCGACAACCCCAACCACTGGCCGATCACCCACCACTACGACGCCTTCCTCTGGCCGGTGCTGCTCACCGCGGCCCTGGAGGCACTCGGCCGGCTGCACGCCCGCGAGCCGCAGCGCCGCACGGCCCGCCGGCTCGGGCTCACGGTGGCCGCGTGCTCGCTGGTGGCGGCGGTGCCGCTGGGCATCGGCGGCCTGCTGCTGCCGACCAGCTGGACGCCCAAGCCCAGCGCCGCCGCGATGGTCCGGGCCGCCGAGCTGATCCCGGACGGCGCCACCGTGGAGGCCGACAACCAGGTGGTGCCCCGGCTGGCCGCCCGGACCGACGCCGTGCTGGTGGACGGCACCCCGCGCGGGCGCGCGTACGTGCTGATCCGGCCGCAGGTGCGGACCTTCCCCTTCCAGTCGGCCCAGCAGCAGGCGGACCGGGTGGCCCTGCTGCTGGCCCACGGCTACCGCCAGATCTGGGCGGAGGACGGCGTGGTGCTGCTGCACCGGGAGTCCACCGAGCCGGTCCCCGGCGAGCACGTGCCCGGCCCGGGCAGCAAGCCGGTGCAGGACGTCGTCCCGAAGGACGTCGGCCGCAACCTCTTCCGGGGGTAA
- a CDS encoding dolichyl-phosphate-mannose--protein mannosyltransferase, which yields MWRVTGDLLSDPPIGVDLSEQEGPATVPGPRAPRPVAERLVPPMPTGREIAPPLAVRMSGLVLPVLWRWATRWSGWAGPIAVALFGGVLRFVGLGQPNAIIFDETYYAKDSYALWQNGYESNWADDANAKIMAGGPVPLKTDPSFIVHPPVGKWLIGAGEQLFGMHPFGWRFAMAVLGTLSILMLARIGRRLFRSTLLGCVAGLLLSVDGLHFVMSRVALLDLVVMFWFLAAFGLLLLDRDRTRGLIAQRLEAGSSVDWRESRWWLFLGWRPYRLAAAVAIGLMGATKWSGMYALVAFWLLTVCWDAGSRKLAGARRWWAYGVFDALFVGPVMLVVAASVYLASWTGWFLSSTAPNQGGYGRDWALHRAGLSPDHVLGLPLPQVDMTWVPDALRSLWHYHAQVYEFHVHLTSPHTYQSNPWSWLVLGRPVSYFYESPKIGQSGCQVAECAREVLAIGTPVLWWTGILALLYCLYRWVLRRDWRAGAILCGLAAGYLPWFEYQQRTIFLFYAVAFVPFLVLAVTMLLGALVGPATASRDRRLVGTAGAGLIVLAVMWNFLYFYPLYTGQTIPMDAWRARMWFTSWI from the coding sequence ATGTGGCGGGTGACCGGCGATCTGCTATCCGACCCGCCCATTGGCGTAGACCTCTCCGAGCAGGAGGGGCCCGCCACCGTGCCCGGGCCGCGCGCGCCGCGCCCGGTCGCCGAGCGGCTGGTGCCGCCGATGCCCACCGGACGGGAGATCGCCCCGCCGCTCGCGGTGCGGATGTCCGGCCTGGTGCTGCCCGTGCTCTGGCGCTGGGCCACCCGCTGGTCCGGCTGGGCCGGGCCGATCGCGGTGGCGCTCTTCGGCGGGGTGCTGCGGTTCGTCGGCCTCGGGCAGCCGAACGCGATCATCTTCGACGAGACCTACTACGCCAAGGACTCCTACGCGCTCTGGCAGAACGGCTACGAGTCGAACTGGGCCGACGACGCCAACGCCAAGATCATGGCCGGCGGCCCGGTGCCGCTGAAGACCGACCCGTCCTTCATCGTCCACCCACCGGTCGGCAAGTGGCTGATCGGCGCCGGCGAGCAGCTCTTCGGGATGCACCCGTTCGGCTGGCGGTTCGCCATGGCGGTGCTCGGCACCCTGTCGATCCTGATGCTCGCCCGGATCGGGCGCCGGCTGTTCCGTTCCACTCTGCTCGGCTGCGTGGCCGGGCTGCTGCTCTCGGTGGACGGCCTGCACTTCGTGATGAGCCGGGTCGCCCTGCTCGACCTGGTGGTGATGTTCTGGTTCCTGGCCGCCTTCGGGCTGCTGCTGCTTGACCGGGACCGGACCAGGGGGCTGATCGCGCAGCGGCTGGAGGCCGGCTCCTCGGTCGACTGGCGCGAATCCCGCTGGTGGCTCTTCCTCGGCTGGCGCCCCTACCGGCTGGCCGCCGCCGTGGCGATCGGCCTGATGGGCGCCACCAAGTGGAGCGGCATGTACGCCCTGGTCGCCTTCTGGCTGCTGACGGTGTGCTGGGACGCCGGCTCGCGCAAGCTCGCCGGGGCCCGCCGCTGGTGGGCGTACGGCGTCTTCGACGCCCTCTTCGTCGGGCCGGTGATGCTGGTGGTGGCCGCCTCCGTCTACCTCGCCAGCTGGACCGGCTGGTTCCTGAGCAGCACCGCCCCGAACCAGGGCGGCTACGGCCGCGACTGGGCGCTGCACCGGGCCGGGCTCTCCCCCGACCACGTGCTGGGCCTCCCGCTGCCGCAGGTGGACATGACCTGGGTGCCGGACGCGCTGCGCAGCCTCTGGCACTACCACGCGCAGGTCTACGAGTTCCACGTCCACCTGACCAGCCCGCACACCTACCAGTCCAACCCGTGGAGCTGGCTGGTGCTGGGCCGCCCGGTCTCCTACTTCTACGAGTCGCCCAAGATCGGCCAGAGCGGCTGCCAGGTCGCGGAGTGCGCCCGCGAGGTGCTGGCGATCGGCACCCCGGTGCTCTGGTGGACCGGGATCCTCGCGCTGCTCTACTGCCTGTACCGCTGGGTGCTGCGCCGGGACTGGCGGGCCGGGGCGATCCTGTGCGGCCTGGCCGCGGGGTACCTGCCCTGGTTCGAGTACCAGCAGCGGACGATCTTCCTGTTCTACGCGGTGGCCTTCGTGCCGTTCCTGGTGCTCGCCGTGACCATGCTGCTCGGCGCACTGGTCGGCCCGGCCACCGCCTCGCGGGACCGTAGGCTGGTCGGCACGGCCGGGGCCGGACTGATCGTCCTGGCGGTCATGTGGAACTTTCTGTACTTCTACCCCCTCTATACAGGGCAGACGATCCCGATGGACGCCTGGCGAGCCCGGATGTGGTTCACCAGCTGGATCTGA